One segment of Gilliamella sp. ESL0441 DNA contains the following:
- a CDS encoding TraG family conjugative transposon ATPase produces MRNTLKSSTLEQKFPILAVENDCIISKNADVTIAYQLELPEVFTVTSPEYEIIHATWCKAIRLLPNYTIVHKQDWFENEKYQIENQTENSTFLNRSFEKHFYQRPYLKHTCYVYIIKTSKIRAAQKSNVNMLTRKFVIPAEVQSGSIAKFVEAVQQFERIINDCDFLQLTRLTNDDIVGTEEKAGIIEKYFSLSQQETTCLQDVTLKTGDMKIGDKHVCLHTLSETNDLPSSVYTDYRHEKMSTDKSECRLSFAAPLGLLLACDHIYNQYIFIDDSSENLKNFEQTARNMYSLSRYSRSNQINSEWIEEYLNEAHSNNLTSVRAHYNIFAWSSSLEQLKNIKSEVGSQIASLGCTPRHNTVNTPTLFWAGIPGGEGDFPFEESFYTFIEQGVCLFSQETNYKSSLSAFGIRMTDRLNGLPIHLDISDMPMKKGIITNRNKFVLGPSGSGKSFFTNHMVRQYYEQGAHIVLVDTGNSYEGLNKLIHYKTQGIDGIYFTYTEDNPISFNPFYNESYQFDIEKKESLKTLLLTLWKREDEMPKRSEETELSKIISKYIELIKNDRNIRPCFNTFYEYVRDVYQVTENVRDKEFDIINFLKVLEPYYKGGEFDFLLNSDKEIDLLGKRFIVFEIDAIKDHKILFPVVTIIIMDTFINKMRRLKGVRKMILIEEAWKAIAKAGMADYIKYLFKTIRKFFGEAVVVTQEIDDIISSPVVKDTIINNSDCKILLDQRKYVNSFERIQEILGLTNKEVSQILSINTANDSNRLYKEVWIGLGGMQSAVYGTEVSLEEYFTYTTEETEKLAVWQLAEKMNGNFELAIRQVAENLRKNNL; encoded by the coding sequence ATGAGAAACACATTAAAATCGTCCACATTAGAGCAAAAATTTCCCATTCTTGCGGTTGAAAATGATTGTATCATCTCCAAAAATGCCGATGTCACAATTGCCTATCAATTGGAATTGCCCGAAGTATTTACGGTGACGTCACCCGAATATGAAATTATACATGCAACATGGTGTAAGGCTATTCGATTATTGCCAAATTATACAATTGTGCATAAACAAGATTGGTTTGAAAATGAAAAATACCAAATTGAAAATCAAACAGAAAACAGCACCTTTTTAAACAGATCTTTTGAAAAGCATTTTTACCAACGCCCTTATTTAAAACATACGTGTTATGTATATATTATTAAAACATCGAAAATTAGGGCTGCGCAAAAAAGTAATGTGAATATGTTGACCCGAAAATTTGTAATTCCGGCAGAAGTTCAATCGGGTTCTATTGCAAAATTTGTTGAGGCTGTACAACAGTTTGAACGGATTATTAATGATTGTGATTTTCTACAATTAACCCGACTAACCAATGACGATATAGTGGGTACTGAGGAAAAAGCAGGAATCATTGAAAAATATTTTTCTCTTTCTCAACAGGAAACAACGTGTTTACAGGATGTAACCTTGAAAACAGGAGACATGAAAATCGGTGATAAACATGTGTGTTTGCATACCCTTTCGGAAACAAATGATTTACCCAGTTCGGTGTATACGGATTACAGGCATGAAAAAATGTCAACCGATAAAAGCGAGTGTCGCCTTTCTTTCGCTGCTCCTTTAGGGTTATTGTTAGCGTGTGATCATATCTATAATCAATATATATTTATTGATGACTCCTCTGAAAATTTAAAGAATTTTGAACAAACCGCACGTAATATGTATTCATTATCGAGGTACTCCCGAAGTAATCAAATCAACAGCGAATGGATAGAGGAATATTTAAATGAGGCTCACAGTAATAATTTAACCTCTGTTCGAGCGCATTATAATATTTTTGCGTGGAGCAGTTCTTTGGAGCAATTGAAAAATATTAAAAGTGAGGTGGGTTCACAAATTGCCTCGTTAGGTTGCACTCCTCGACATAATACCGTAAACACACCAACGTTATTTTGGGCAGGCATACCCGGTGGAGAAGGCGATTTTCCTTTTGAAGAAAGTTTTTATACATTCATTGAACAAGGGGTGTGTTTATTTTCTCAAGAAACAAATTATAAAAGTTCGCTTTCGGCATTCGGTATTCGCATGACGGATCGATTAAATGGTTTGCCGATACATTTGGATATTTCGGATATGCCCATGAAAAAAGGGATTATTACGAATCGTAATAAATTTGTTTTGGGACCCTCTGGGTCGGGTAAATCTTTTTTCACGAATCATATGGTACGTCAATATTATGAACAAGGCGCACATATCGTGCTGGTAGATACGGGTAATTCCTATGAAGGATTAAATAAACTGATTCATTACAAAACTCAAGGAATAGACGGCATATATTTTACCTATACCGAAGATAACCCTATTTCATTTAACCCGTTTTATAATGAAAGTTACCAATTTGATATTGAAAAAAAAGAATCCCTCAAAACGTTATTGTTAACGTTGTGGAAACGTGAGGACGAGATGCCCAAACGCTCGGAGGAAACTGAATTATCCAAAATTATCAGTAAATACATAGAATTAATCAAAAACGACAGAAATATAAGACCCTGCTTCAATACATTTTATGAGTATGTGCGTGATGTATATCAAGTTACTGAAAATGTTCGGGATAAAGAATTTGACATTATTAATTTTTTAAAAGTACTTGAGCCTTACTATAAGGGGGGTGAATTTGATTTTTTGCTTAATTCAGATAAAGAAATCGATTTGCTTGGTAAACGATTTATTGTGTTTGAAATTGATGCCATAAAAGATCATAAAATCCTCTTTCCTGTAGTAACCATCATCATAATGGACACTTTTATTAATAAAATGAGACGATTAAAAGGGGTCAGGAAAATGATTTTAATAGAGGAGGCATGGAAAGCTATAGCTAAGGCAGGAATGGCAGATTATATAAAATATTTATTTAAAACGATTCGAAAATTTTTCGGTGAGGCGGTGGTAGTAACGCAGGAAATTGACGATATCATTTCTTCGCCTGTTGTAAAAGATACGATTATCAATAATTCAGATTGTAAAATCCTTCTCGATCAGCGCAAATATGTTAATTCATTCGAACGCATACAAGAGATCTTAGGTTTAACCAACAAAGAAGTATCGCAAATTTTATCCATTAATACCGCTAATGATTCTAACCGTCTTTATAAAGAGGTTTGGATTGGTTTAGGTGGGATGCAATCAGCCGTATACGGCACAGAAGTATCATTAGAAGAATATTTTACATATACGACTGAGGAAACTGAAAAATTAGCTGTTTGGCAACTTGCAGAAAAAATGAACGGAAATTTTGAACTTGCTATCAGGCAGGTAGCTGAAAATTTAAGAAAAAATAACCTTTAA
- a CDS encoding DUF4141 domain-containing protein — protein sequence MKIKNFFNTFIVLVGLCNPFILHAQLVVSDPSNLIQSIINSTQEIVETSTTAQNMIKNFQETEKLFQETKKYYDQLKNVTDVVRGAHKIKLTYDLIKDISDIYSKNFKKMMNDKNYSIEELGAIATGYTNILSESSLLLDELQNVITVTNMSMTDKERLDLIDKIYYSMKKYRNLTQYYTNKNISISYLRSKKSGDSQRILNLYGKPEEKYW from the coding sequence ATGAAAATCAAAAACTTTTTCAATACGTTCATCGTATTGGTGGGTCTGTGCAATCCTTTTATCTTACATGCACAACTGGTGGTTAGTGATCCCAGTAATTTAATACAAAGTATTATTAACTCTACACAAGAAATTGTAGAAACTTCTACCACAGCCCAAAATATGATTAAAAATTTTCAAGAAACCGAAAAATTATTTCAAGAAACAAAGAAATATTATGATCAATTGAAAAACGTAACTGATGTGGTGAGGGGTGCTCATAAAATCAAATTAACGTACGATTTGATTAAGGACATTTCGGATATCTATTCGAAAAATTTTAAAAAAATGATGAATGACAAAAATTACAGTATTGAGGAACTGGGGGCGATTGCAACGGGCTATACAAATATATTATCTGAAAGCAGTCTTTTGTTGGATGAACTGCAAAATGTAATTACGGTTACTAACATGTCTATGACGGACAAGGAGCGATTAGATCTTATTGATAAAATCTATTATTCGATGAAGAAATACCGCAATTTAACACAATACTATACGAACAAAAATATTAGTATATCGTATTTGCGATCTAAAAAATCGGGGGATTCGCAACGTATATTAAATCTTTACGGAAAACCCGAAGAAAAATATTGGTAA
- the traJ gene encoding conjugative transposon protein TraJ — protein MDNLHAILRALYQDMMPLCSEMITASKTIAGLGGLFYLAYRVWQQLARAEPIDVFPLLRPFAILLCITFFPTIVIGTINSILSPVVTGTNKLLNGQTFSLEEYQKQKDQLEYEFMKRNPETAYLVDNEVFDQMINQMGWRDLGVMTGMYIERAMYNMKRSVQSFFRGVLESIFVAVSLVVDVLRTFFLIVLTILGPIAFAISAFDGFQNNILQWISRYIYVYIWLPVSDVFSSILAQIQILMLKNDISEMQNNPDFNPDVSNSVYVIFMIIGIIGYLSIPIASGWIVQAGGMSGMGRNISNVTQRTAAVTSGVIGSLTGNIAGRLIKRFKK, from the coding sequence ATGGATAACTTACATGCTATATTACGAGCACTATATCAAGACATGATGCCCTTGTGTAGTGAGATGATAACCGCTTCAAAAACGATTGCAGGATTAGGGGGATTATTTTATTTGGCATATCGAGTTTGGCAACAACTCGCACGAGCTGAGCCGATAGATGTATTTCCCCTACTGCGCCCGTTTGCTATTCTGCTTTGTATCACCTTTTTTCCTACCATAGTTATCGGTACGATTAATAGTATTTTAAGTCCTGTCGTGACGGGTACTAACAAGTTATTAAACGGTCAAACATTTAGTTTAGAAGAATACCAAAAGCAAAAAGATCAATTGGAATATGAATTTATGAAACGCAATCCCGAAACGGCATATTTAGTTGATAATGAAGTATTTGATCAAATGATTAATCAAATGGGGTGGCGGGATCTCGGCGTTATGACAGGTATGTACATCGAACGAGCGATGTATAATATGAAACGCTCGGTTCAAAGTTTTTTCCGTGGAGTGTTGGAAAGCATTTTTGTGGCGGTGAGTTTGGTAGTAGATGTTCTAAGGACTTTTTTCTTGATTGTGTTAACAATCTTAGGACCGATTGCTTTTGCCATTTCCGCTTTTGACGGATTTCAAAATAATATTTTACAGTGGATATCCCGATATATTTATGTCTACATATGGCTGCCTGTGTCCGATGTGTTTAGTTCAATTTTAGCTCAGATTCAAATTTTGATGTTAAAAAACGATATTTCAGAAATGCAAAACAACCCCGATTTTAATCCCGATGTGTCAAATTCTGTTTATGTAATTTTTATGATTATTGGAATTATTGGTTATTTATCGATTCCCATAGCTTCGGGGTGGATTGTTCAAGCTGGGGGCATGAGCGGCATGGGCAGAAATATTTCAAATGTTACTCAACGAACAGCGGCTGTAACAAGCGGTGTAATAGGTTCATTAACCGGAAATATTGCCGGCAGATTAATTAAGCGTTTTAAAAAATAA
- the traK gene encoding conjugative transposon protein TraK: MEFKSLKNIESSFNKIRLFSMIYLISCTAITAFSIFKAYDFAEQQREKIYVLDNGKSLMLALSQDASQNRPIEAREHVRRFHELFFTLSPDKKAIEGNIERALYLADKSPFNYYKDLSESGYYNRIISGNIHQMIQVDSILCDFNTYPYSITTYASQQIIRESNITERSLITHCKLVNSVRSDNNPQGFIIENFIIQQNKDVRVLDR; this comes from the coding sequence ATGGAATTTAAAAGTTTAAAAAACATAGAATCGAGTTTTAATAAAATTCGGTTATTTTCGATGATTTATCTTATTTCATGTACTGCAATTACGGCATTCAGTATTTTTAAAGCCTATGATTTTGCAGAACAACAAAGAGAAAAGATTTATGTGCTAGATAATGGTAAATCTCTAATGTTGGCATTATCTCAAGATGCCTCACAAAACAGACCTATTGAAGCTCGTGAACACGTTCGGCGATTTCATGAGTTATTTTTTACGTTATCTCCAGATAAAAAAGCGATTGAGGGTAACATAGAGCGTGCTTTATATTTGGCTGATAAAAGTCCGTTCAATTATTATAAAGATCTATCGGAAAGTGGATATTACAATCGTATTATCAGTGGAAATATTCATCAAATGATACAGGTGGATAGTATTTTATGTGATTTCAATACGTACCCGTATTCCATAACAACGTATGCCTCGCAACAAATTATTCGTGAAAGTAATATTACTGAACGAAGTTTAATTACTCATTGTAAGTTGGTTAATTCTGTTCGTTCGGATAATAATCCGCAAGGTTTTATTATTGAAAATTTTATTATTCAACAAAATAAGGATGTGCGAGTTTTAGATAGATAA
- the traM gene encoding conjugative transposon protein TraM, which produces MKFNKKNLKKMVVFSIMTIICITTVYYIFAPSEINMESVINGNIPQPNNANLINDKKKIYELDDIARLKVEKKKGIQELSTSFDHLIGDVETQENTPNEKIIHSARAYNEINNRISDLSKTSKNTDYEKDKLIKKVEELSDKLQHQHALNPTNQIDEDDKKLAFMEKSYQLAAKYFPSITGTVNSVPTQTDIVSNTGKVTQEKKHKILSVNEEEEESNLISCLSPPKSVEEIMDSYGGDRQFFFNTMGKSYFAQEKNTIRACIHTTQKVMDGQNVRLRLLEKVSINENIIPVNTLLTGVVKINGDRVGIFVSSLEYNGTIESVELSVYDLDGQQGLFVPHLMTLNAANEILAGMSNTAGTEVSVIKSTEQQLASSMSNGVIQGISQYFSKKLTTKKITLKSGHQVLLVSK; this is translated from the coding sequence ATGAAATTTAATAAAAAAAATCTAAAAAAAATGGTTGTATTTTCTATAATGACAATCATTTGTATAACTACGGTATATTATATTTTTGCGCCTTCCGAAATAAACATGGAATCTGTTATCAATGGAAACATACCACAACCAAATAATGCAAATTTAATCAATGATAAGAAAAAAATATATGAATTGGATGACATCGCCCGACTGAAGGTCGAAAAGAAAAAAGGCATCCAAGAGTTGTCGACCTCGTTCGATCATTTAATTGGAGATGTGGAAACTCAAGAAAATACCCCGAATGAAAAAATTATCCATTCGGCACGTGCCTATAATGAAATAAACAACAGGATAAGTGATTTATCGAAAACTTCTAAAAACACGGATTATGAAAAGGACAAGTTAATTAAAAAAGTGGAAGAATTATCGGATAAATTGCAACATCAACATGCCTTAAATCCAACCAATCAAATTGATGAAGATGATAAAAAATTAGCTTTCATGGAAAAATCCTATCAGTTAGCAGCTAAATATTTTCCATCTATTACTGGTACTGTAAATTCTGTTCCTACGCAAACAGATATCGTATCTAATACGGGTAAGGTCACTCAAGAAAAGAAACATAAAATTTTATCGGTCAATGAAGAAGAAGAAGAATCAAATTTGATATCCTGTTTATCTCCGCCGAAGTCGGTTGAAGAAATTATGGATTCATACGGTGGGGATAGGCAATTTTTCTTTAATACTATGGGTAAATCGTATTTTGCCCAAGAAAAAAACACGATTCGGGCATGCATACATACTACTCAAAAAGTGATGGATGGGCAAAATGTCAGATTACGACTTCTTGAAAAAGTTTCGATTAATGAAAATATTATACCTGTAAATACGCTTTTAACGGGAGTGGTAAAAATAAACGGGGATCGGGTCGGTATTTTTGTTTCATCGCTCGAATATAACGGAACTATAGAATCGGTTGAATTATCTGTTTATGATCTTGACGGTCAACAGGGGTTATTTGTTCCTCATTTAATGACCCTAAATGCTGCAAATGAAATCTTAGCCGGAATGTCAAACACGGCAGGTACGGAAGTTTCAGTTATAAAAAGTACTGAACAGCAACTCGCTTCAAGCATGAGTAACGGAGTAATTCAAGGAATTTCTCAATATTTTTCTAAAAAATTAACCACGAAAAAAATCACGTTAAAATCGGGTCATCAAGTACTCTTAGTTTCAAAATAA
- the traN gene encoding conjugative transposon protein TraN: MKKYFLLSIIIYCLFCNINLSAQNYNYIQSTGIDVTYDKTLHILFPSEITYVDLGSNDIIAKKADGAENVLRVKAAVKNFNPTNLSVITSDGIFYPFNVFYTDTPSQLNIEMLDILRDKQFYNHKIPVYFSTMGDTSPKMVNDIMTSIYNESNKTARNITSNKFKINYQLTDIYIHDHLIFLKTELRNLSNLPLDIDFIKIKVVDKKVAKRTVIQENILSEVQSYNEVKTIYPGTCEKTIFVINKITIPDDKLLVIELFEKNGSRNQQLIIKNKDLLNARSIKSLNYIKK; this comes from the coding sequence ATGAAAAAATATTTTTTACTATCAATCATTATTTATTGTTTATTCTGCAATATTAATCTTTCAGCGCAAAATTATAATTATATTCAGTCAACTGGGATAGACGTAACCTATGATAAAACATTACATATTTTATTTCCGTCTGAAATTACCTACGTTGATCTGGGGTCTAACGATATTATTGCAAAAAAGGCTGACGGTGCTGAAAATGTATTACGTGTAAAAGCGGCTGTTAAGAATTTTAATCCCACTAATTTATCGGTAATTACGAGCGACGGCATTTTTTATCCGTTTAATGTATTTTATACGGATACCCCCTCTCAATTGAATATTGAGATGTTAGACATTTTACGGGATAAACAATTTTATAATCATAAAATACCTGTATATTTTTCAACTATGGGTGATACTTCTCCGAAAATGGTTAATGATATTATGACGTCTATTTATAATGAATCCAATAAAACCGCTAGGAATATTACTAGTAATAAATTTAAGATAAACTATCAATTAACGGATATCTACATACATGATCATTTAATTTTTTTAAAAACAGAATTAAGAAATTTATCTAATTTGCCGTTAGATATCGATTTTATAAAAATTAAAGTTGTGGACAAAAAAGTGGCTAAACGTACGGTTATTCAGGAAAATATATTATCCGAAGTGCAATCGTATAATGAGGTTAAAACTATATATCCTGGTACGTGCGAAAAAACCATATTTGTGATTAATAAAATTACTATCCCCGATGATAAATTATTAGTAATTGAACTTTTTGAAAAAAACGGAAGCAGAAATCAACAATTAATTATTAAAAATAAAGATTTACTTAACGCTAGATCCATTAAATCGTTGAATTATATAAAAAAATGA
- a CDS encoding antirestriction protein ArdA yields the protein METILNAKVYVGTYHKFNNSNLKGDWINLNEHSNLESFYDECKRLHNNEFAPEYMFQSHENIPNGFITECSIDKRIFDLIDKNYNFSEEKQRAFYVFLDNYDFKDSDYAQDIIDMFDDKYVGYYKSNYEFGYDLVDTYLGINNIEFIENYIDFKKLGEDIIKQGYVRQFEGYYFNNY from the coding sequence ATGGAAACAATTTTAAATGCGAAAGTATACGTAGGCACATATCATAAATTTAACAATAGCAATCTTAAAGGAGATTGGATAAATTTGAATGAACATTCTAATTTAGAATCATTTTATGATGAATGCAAACGATTACATAATAACGAGTTTGCCCCAGAATATATGTTTCAATCTCATGAAAATATACCCAATGGTTTTATAACTGAGTGTTCCATTGATAAAAGAATTTTTGATTTAATAGATAAAAATTATAACTTTTCAGAAGAAAAACAACGAGCTTTTTATGTATTTTTAGATAATTATGATTTTAAAGATTCTGATTATGCCCAAGATATCATCGATATGTTTGATGATAAATATGTCGGTTATTACAAATCAAATTATGAATTTGGTTATGATCTAGTTGATACTTATTTAGGTATCAACAATATCGAATTTATAGAAAATTATATCGATTTTAAGAAACTAGGAGAGGACATAATCAAGCAGGGATATGTTCGCCAATTCGAGGGCTATTATTTTAACAATTATTAA
- a CDS encoding antirestriction protein ArdA, translating into MHDITEAKIYVGTYDKYNNGSIQGDWLDLIDYDSFESFLEKCKEIHDDELEPEYMFQDYENIPKNFINESTIDKRIFELIEHASGLSGDEADAFNVFLDSDLFNKSDDAHDIINKFDDQYIGYFESEEEFGHYIFKNMGFKIEEFLERYIDYEKLGRDELKGGSFYDIDNHYFSCT; encoded by the coding sequence ATGCATGACATCACTGAAGCGAAAATTTATGTAGGAACATATGATAAATATAATAACGGCAGTATTCAAGGAGATTGGCTAGATCTTATTGATTATGACAGTTTTGAATCATTTTTAGAAAAATGTAAAGAAATTCATGACGATGAATTAGAGCCTGAATACATGTTTCAAGATTATGAAAATATACCCAAAAATTTTATAAATGAATCCACCATTGATAAAAGAATTTTTGAATTAATTGAACATGCTAGCGGATTAAGCGGGGACGAGGCAGACGCTTTTAATGTTTTTTTAGATAGTGATCTTTTTAATAAAAGTGATGATGCCCACGATATCATCAATAAATTTGATGATCAATATATTGGTTATTTCGAATCCGAAGAAGAATTTGGGCATTATATTTTTAAAAATATGGGATTCAAAATTGAGGAATTTTTAGAACGTTATATCGATTATGAGAAACTGGGACGAGATGAACTCAAGGGAGGCTCATTTTACGATATCGACAATCACTATTTTTCTTGTACATAA
- a CDS encoding ParB/RepB/Spo0J family partition protein — protein sequence MKKTTVTPTRASQKKQKEITYKNIKYSVQDFKLTQIKPSTLNPRNLQDNDPSLIELSENIDKNGLINPIIIRPCGTGFEIVCGERRYKAFQLLKRETIPAICINLSDQEAEEWRISENLQRQNITPVEEANAFNRLIQKYNYTIEDLCIKFGKSESYIRNRLKFSNLIPEFANLLNEEKINLRSANLISCYSAEIQKEIYQDHFNEDEKYNFRSWTNLSPKKLDELIKENYTYKLHLYKFDKSECQNCPSNSANTSLFGEITEDSFCSNTNCMYKKNAQCILNEIKQSNQKYPTRELLIQQFTDTDHLVTALENEGYQVKYNDLSDYTPVPPKQIEPKRKDFKSDAEYNENFDKYQNNKIYLEKFIDSEKRGEIEVITQISPKGLTYYFKKQTDKQDTTDKIFELKEKDKRNQELVVENTVKDLKEEMEKIEFKEILTETEKKLFYYYILESLKTKYFSVFGFADKYYLSSEDRLKIVDNLDEIKESLIIQCFVFEKMKSVSPALPELNKIEIDNFLQFATLHLPDQTKSIQKKYREVYEKRKKRIKEQIKSLSISIPAETTKITKQLH from the coding sequence ATGAAAAAAACAACTGTAACCCCTACACGGGCATCGCAAAAAAAACAAAAAGAAATCACTTACAAAAATATAAAGTATTCTGTACAAGATTTTAAATTAACTCAGATTAAACCGAGTACATTAAATCCACGTAATTTGCAGGATAACGACCCTTCACTTATTGAATTGAGCGAAAATATTGATAAAAACGGGTTGATAAATCCTATAATTATACGCCCATGCGGTACAGGTTTTGAGATTGTTTGCGGTGAACGTAGATACAAAGCATTTCAATTATTAAAACGGGAAACAATCCCAGCAATTTGTATTAATTTGAGCGATCAAGAAGCGGAAGAGTGGCGGATTTCTGAAAATTTACAACGCCAAAACATCACGCCTGTTGAGGAGGCAAACGCATTTAATCGATTGATTCAAAAATATAATTATACGATTGAAGATCTTTGTATAAAATTCGGGAAAAGCGAATCATATATTAGAAATCGCCTCAAATTTTCAAATTTAATACCTGAATTTGCCAATTTATTAAATGAGGAAAAAATCAACTTACGAAGCGCTAATCTTATTAGTTGTTATTCTGCCGAAATACAAAAAGAAATTTATCAAGATCATTTTAATGAAGATGAGAAATATAATTTTAGAAGTTGGACAAATCTATCACCAAAAAAGTTGGATGAGTTAATCAAAGAAAATTATACGTATAAACTCCATTTATATAAATTTGATAAATCAGAATGTCAAAATTGTCCGAGCAATTCGGCTAATACTTCACTATTTGGTGAAATAACAGAAGATTCCTTTTGTAGCAACACAAATTGTATGTACAAAAAAAATGCACAATGTATATTAAATGAGATTAAACAATCTAATCAAAAATACCCTACCAGAGAATTACTAATTCAACAATTTACTGATACCGATCATTTAGTTACTGCCCTAGAAAATGAGGGTTACCAAGTTAAATATAATGATCTGTCTGATTATACCCCTGTTCCACCAAAACAAATCGAACCTAAACGAAAAGATTTTAAAAGTGACGCCGAATATAACGAAAATTTTGATAAATATCAAAACAATAAAATTTATTTAGAAAAATTTATTGACAGCGAAAAACGGGGAGAGATAGAGGTAATAACGCAAATATCACCGAAGGGGTTAACCTATTATTTTAAAAAACAAACAGATAAGCAAGATACAACTGATAAAATTTTCGAATTAAAAGAAAAAGATAAGCGAAATCAAGAGTTAGTTGTTGAAAATACGGTAAAAGATTTAAAAGAGGAGATGGAGAAAATTGAATTTAAAGAGATATTGACGGAAACAGAAAAAAAATTGTTTTATTACTATATTTTAGAATCTTTAAAAACTAAATATTTTTCAGTATTTGGATTTGCAGACAAATATTATTTGTCTAGTGAGGATAGACTAAAAATTGTTGATAATTTAGACGAAATAAAAGAATCTTTAATTATTCAATGTTTTGTATTTGAAAAAATGAAATCGGTTAGCCCTGCATTACCCGAATTGAATAAAATTGAAATCGATAATTTTTTACAATTCGCAACTTTACACCTACCTGATCAAACTAAATCAATTCAAAAAAAATATCGTGAAGTATATGAAAAGCGAAAAAAACGAATCAAAGAACAAATTAAATCGCTTTCGATTTCAATACCAGCAGAAACCACAAAAATTACCAAACAATTACATTAA
- a CDS encoding DUF932 domain-containing protein: MNLTLSKKRSLNRKKAPSFFEVKPKTWQKIGLPIDECKSIHDVINSHDLNFHVEKKPLFVQLSETNFKPILTHFSTVRTDTNQHLGVVGKNYKVIQNKEAFSFFDDIIKVMPGIEFETAGIVNDGARIFITAKLPSYMRIKKDDIIDNYLFVTTSHDSTSSIVVKITPIRVFCENTLNAALYGKKNSVRIRHTTNANIRMRSVAHIINLANEMQSNMENIFNSWANIEITDSNLRKFIELSMCSEQQNTLDNSDKEKKYKLSSNLKTQVNNVYSYAKLHPSQNLESTKGTLFGAYNAISGYYQNIRNYKTDSDKFNSLYFGGTAEINNQRAFNLCMQYSKNNQFFNLN, from the coding sequence ATGAACTTAACATTAAGTAAAAAAAGATCTTTAAATCGAAAAAAAGCTCCTTCATTTTTTGAAGTTAAGCCGAAAACGTGGCAGAAAATAGGATTACCAATTGATGAATGTAAAAGCATTCATGATGTAATTAATTCACATGATTTAAATTTTCACGTCGAAAAAAAACCATTATTTGTACAATTATCGGAAACCAATTTTAAACCTATCTTAACACATTTTTCGACTGTTCGAACCGATACAAATCAACATTTAGGTGTTGTTGGCAAAAATTATAAAGTTATACAAAATAAGGAGGCATTTTCTTTTTTTGATGACATTATAAAAGTTATGCCAGGAATTGAATTTGAAACAGCAGGCATAGTAAATGATGGTGCGCGTATTTTTATAACTGCAAAATTACCTTCATACATGCGTATTAAAAAAGATGATATTATTGATAATTATTTATTTGTTACTACCTCGCACGATTCCACATCATCAATAGTCGTAAAAATTACTCCCATAAGGGTTTTTTGTGAAAATACTTTAAATGCCGCATTATATGGCAAAAAAAATTCAGTACGAATTCGCCATACAACGAATGCTAATATCCGTATGCGCAGCGTAGCGCACATAATCAATTTAGCTAATGAAATGCAATCAAACATGGAAAATATATTTAATTCATGGGCTAATATTGAAATCACGGATTCCAATTTGCGAAAATTTATTGAACTTTCGATGTGTTCAGAACAACAAAATACTCTCGATAACTCTGATAAAGAGAAGAAATATAAATTGTCTTCCAATCTCAAAACACAGGTAAATAATGTTTACAGTTATGCAAAATTACATCCCTCACAAAATTTGGAAAGTACAAAAGGAACTTTATTTGGAGCATATAACGCTATTTCTGGATATTATCAAAACATCCGTAATTACAAAACTGATTCAGATAAATTTAATTCTTTATATTTTGGAGGAACGGCAGAAATAAACAATCAAAGGGCTTTTAATCTATGTATGCAATATTCAAAAAATAATCAATTTTTTAATTTAAACTAA